TTATTCTGACTTTGTAAACCTTGCTGCTTGCCGAATTAGACAGCAAGAGCAATCTAAGATTGTACTAATTGTTGTATATTCAATAGCACAATGGGCAacttaattttacttttttttaaaaaaaaaatacattttttaatgttggaattgaactaaataaatattaaaacccAATCTCATTATTTGAATAATAAAAGATTCCAAGGCTCCAAGTAGAAAAAAACACATTCGTGTACTCAAACATAGACATGACTATCAAGAGTCAAATATAAAGTATTTTCTTGTTCTCGCATCTTTACAAGAAAACACAATATATTGGGGTGGAAATTCAACTTCCTTTATGGTATCATATGGAGTTCGTTATATGTCACTAaatatgtgttgtccacgtgttaggcttgaaaattcatCACACGTGCGAGACATGTGACAATGTGAAGGTGAAAatgtcccacattgaaaagttAGAAAACTTTACAAGGGCTTATCAGGTGTTCGACTACTCCCCCATTGTGAAttgatttttctatttaatatttataaaataaaataatttataaaaattgatttttgaaGGGAAGAAGCTAAATAAGTAGTGCCAAGAATTTTAGCTTCTTTCATTGGTTGTAGCCATAATAATGAAAGAGCATTTCAAAATCAGGCCCCCCTAGGGGCCTCCTTCCTACCAAAACCAAAGCTAACAGAAAACCTAAACACATAAGAAATTACCAGTGTGGGCAAAATGCCATGGCAATTGGGTGCCCTACCATAATTGTTGAGTGGCAATTACGTGATGGCCATCTCCCACCAGTTCCAACCACTCTCTCCAACGTCCATAATAGTGCAACATTAACAAGGGATGCCTTTGTCCACTTGTGTGGGTCTTGCATGCCTTTGAATTTGCTCAGGTATTTGACTTTCTCAGCTTTCCCTTCCCTTCCACAAAACCTTTATCATATCTCccaagttaaaaaaaaaagaaaagaaaaatacggccataacccaaaagaaaagaagtatGCGTAAAATATGGGTTAGGTCAGTTGAATAAAATCGTTGTACTCAAGTTGAATTCGTCTTTATGTACATTAGAGTAGTTTAAAATATCGCTTCgtcaagcaaaaaaaaagtgtgcattaatcaaataaaaatggacTTTATATAATCAAATTATGTGTGTTGAGAAAAGTGTGGCACAAGTCCAACGCATAGAGTGATAGAATCAACAGGGTTTTGAATCGAGTTGATGCCTTTGATAACAGAAAATGTGTCGCATtcagaaaatagaaagaaatttCTGGCATTGTTTTTTCTCCCCAAGGCCATCAACAACAATAatgatgttgatgatgatggcGATGCAGATGCGTGGTTAAATTAggttaattaagatatttatttcTGCATAAACATTAGGTGGTCAACATTTTGGGCCGGCCTTTCACTTAAAAGAGTAGTGATATTGTGTGGGATGGATTGCCTCGATCGTGCCCTCCATTTGGAAAATCCAAAGGCAAAAAAGAtatctctctccctcaacACCCACATGCTAGTGAGTAGTGATTGTACCCACCTCACCCAACCTTTTTTGACCATAATGTTTGTTCAAGAATCAACAGCCTTTTGACCCCTTGCCTTGTAAAATCCTTGTACTTATACCCGTTTTCAAATGGGAGGGGTTTTAACTTACCAGCCCCATCCAATAATGTGCGAGTCCTGTTCACTCCAATAATCCCTCTGTATTTACTCTTTTGCTCTTAGACTTAATTACCTCAACGAATAATTTGATTGCGAAATGCAAGTTGATTTCATTTTGTGTGCTGTGATGTCTATCTAATCTAGCAAAGTGGTACACCTTTTTTGCTAGCACCGCAGATAACTAGATATGGGTTATTTCCATAAATGAATTTTGCTATATTGATCGCCCAAGTGTACGAGGACGAATTTTAGTTGAAAATCCTTCATGCACATGGGAGTGACTAACGATAGACTTTGCAAACTGAGCCGGCATAACTATTTTGTTTGGGGTAGAAGAGAAGTAAAGATTTAGTCACTGGAATTTGCTGTAGGACCACTAAGATTGCTGCATCAAACGACTCCCACACATCATTGAATCCTATCATATGTTTAAAAATTGTTGTAGTTGATTTTGTAAAGTCAATATGGAGGTCCATTGAATTTAGTTATTATTTGATGAGAAAATATCATCGGAATTGTCAAGTCATGCTTGTTTATTGAGTATTAGAAGTCTAAATTCTGTTGAGTTGATCGTTCATCTAGGATTATTATAAGGCCAGCATGTGTTTATTATAACTTGAATCTGGCAATCTGCATATGCATTTGGTCTCCAACACAACTCCCAAGCTCTAGGCTTTAATGtgacaagaagaaaaaagcacGTTCGGCCTCGTTTCAGTATTGCTACTAGGCAATGTTTGCCTGTCAAATTCGATAGTCAATGTGAATATTTATCTGATTCTTATTTGTAGACCTGACAAAATGATATGCATGATACGAAGAGGCATGAAAAATTAAGTATTCGGGCTAAACACGACACAACACGTAAAATTTGTGAATGAATTTGGGTTTATATATTTGGACATGATAAGTTAATGTGTCTGGTTTGAGTTGAACATAATCTCACACAATACGAACACGACAAAACATGACACATTGctaaatttacttatttatatatacaatgcTAATAAATCGTTAGACAACAGAACATAGCAGacatctataaaaaaaaaacattatctATATTGGTGCAAGGCTTATAGTTTCACTTGCAGCCCATTGATTGTTTGTGATTCTAACCCATTTCAGATTTCCTCATAAGTCTCACAATTCATTCATATTAGCAGTTTAAAATGCCAAATGGCCCATGATGAAAGATGTAAGATTTGCTAAAAGGCAGCCTCTCCAGCCCTAGTTAACTCCCCTAAAGGCCTGTCTAAAGACCTGTCCATGCAATCTTTACATTTCTACATTTCCTCTATTTTAGGGAGGCTACAATGAGGCTAGAATGAGGGGATTTTGTGAGGGGTAATGAATGAGGTTCTTAATAACCGTTCGATTCAATGCATAGTTATTATTGGACTGTTGGATTGAAATCCTTCATTATAACCCCTCAACATAACCACTCGTTACAGAAGCTCCCTGAAAAGTTTGGGTGCAATTGTGCAAAGAAATATCTGTAACATAAAAGGTCAAGCATTAGCTGCTCCactaaaagtgaaaaagagcAAATTAAAGCAAACATGAGAAGGAATCGTATCATATGAGATGGAGGCACATAAAATGACAAGCTTTTTATTCGTAGCTTCTTCTCTCGCATCGCATAGGTAGGTGTTTGGCAAATCACCAATAACTCTTCAACACAACATACACACCACTCACTAAAAGTTTCCTACTACTACTAGCTAGGGTATCTTTTATGGCATTTTCATCACATTCTCAGTGTAAAGAAATATTGATCTTAAAAGAGGCAAAAGTTTGCTCAGAAAGTAAAAGCAATACAATCCAAATAAATGTGGAAACTGGTCCAATTTCTTGCGCCCTTGTACAAGGTTGGTTTGTTCATGCAATGTGCATGGTCAACACCAAACCTTGCATTAGCTCTAAGGACTGCCTTTCCCTCCTCCAATTGCTTTTGGATGGCCACCACATCCCCAAGCCCAACAACCCTTGTTGTTGCCGCCACCActgcctcctcctcctccccaaCCCCAACCTCCACCTTgaccaccgccaccaccaccaccgccgccaccacctcctccactTCCACCGCCTCCTGccccaccacctcctcctccaccaccaccacttccTCCACCCCATCCATGGCCTTTGCCATTCCCTCCACCTccgccacctccaccacctccaccaccaccaccaccgctgcctcttcctcttcctctaccatttccttttcttttgtggcCTCTACCTTTTCCTTTACCTCTTCCATCTCCACTAGCTCCACCATTCCCACCACCTGCTCCGCCACCACTTCCCCCACCTTGACCACCAtttccacctccacctccacctcctccaccaccacctcctcctccatttCCACCTCCATTTTGATTGTTATTGCTTTTGACTAAAACTTCATCAGATGAAGCAGTCAGCTTGGGGATAGCAGCAGCAGTGGCATTATTAAACCCAGCATTAATGCCACCATCTATTGCATCAGAATCTTCGAGCCCATCAACCAAACACATGCTCAAAAAAACAGCAAGACCTAAACAAACTCCAAACACTCTGCCCTTAATCTCCATCTTCTGCCTCATGAACTTGAGATCAATGCAAAAACCCAAGTCATCCCCAACCTCTTTATACTCTTCGAATAGAATATATTGTACTTGCAATTGGCAATGCAGCTCCCACTATAACTAACTTCCAATAAGTAGCAAACCCTAACCCCTCCCAAAGGCTGCAAAAGAGATAATACATACATAGAGTAGTAGTGAGATATCATATTTGATGACTTGTTGCGCAATTTGCAATTTGTCCCCACTTTTTATTATTGGCGTGACCTCTGCAcgcttttccttttttataaaaGCCAAAGTCTCTTATTTCCATCACTCTGGTTAACTCTATATAAGATACccatctttgttttgtttgtatcCCAAGCCCCCCACCACTTTCGTTGTATATTAGCATACTGAAAAGCTTCCAGTTGGTCCTCTGTAAGCAACTTGTTTATCTGTCAGGCACGTTCGAATCTCTGTCCTTAGATTAATTaatacaaatttgattttttattattgaaatGAGTGATAACATGCTAAACTCACATACACTATACGGTAACACACGGATGTTAGGACTCGAACACTAATGAATCCTTTGCAACACAAATTCGATTAGTGTGTACTTTATCGTGCTAATTAAACTTGCTTGATTCATTAAGAGGGTAACAAGTCAAAATAAACAGAATTTaggttttcttctttgagCAAAAGCAATGCGGACTTTAAAGGACTAAGTTGTTTCAGCTGTGCTTCCTTCCACATAAACTAAATAATTCACAAGTGGGTGGACGAGAGTTTGAGGTTCCTTTGGCTTCACGATGGAATGAGAATACAAGTGGTGGCCACGTGAAAAAAGAATGGAAGGACAAGGAGAGAAGAGGggagggtggtggtggtgctgtctagtatatatatatgtttataatggCTCCAGGTCTGTGGTGGAGATGTTGATTAGTGCAATCCACATAAGGTCCCCCAATAGTTGTGGGTGCATGCCATTATTTTTCCATGCGATGAAGTTGCCATTTCTTTAAGCTatgccttctttttcttttggtctcGAACTTTTTGTCTATGCATTCGGACTACTCACAAGAAGAAAGTTGAGAGTTGGGTTTGGTCCATGGATGTGGCAGATTACAAAACGATCCAAGTTTGATGGTGGACTGAATTTGAATTCGAACAATTATTGATCGGTAGAAAGTTACAGGGCCTGGTCCAATGTTCTGGTGGCCCAAAGCTATTTAAGTAGTTTTGTGATCAGCATGAGACAGCCCAATACACCTCATGGTAAAACTAGGACATAGTAACATTTTTTcacttaaaaaacaaaagcatttGGTAGGTTCTTTTCAAATAAAGTTTTGAAgatgtgagtttaatataatCCTTAAGAAAAGTTAGAATGGAGTATCAATGGTGCAGTTTCACTATATACGTTTCAAACTTCAGACCTAGGAGACGAGAGACTTAGAATTCTGCCCTAAATCTGAGACTTAAGTCCTAACTAGACATCGAGCTTCAAACCTCAAATTATAGGCCTAAAACTGTACATCAACCTTGGGTTTGAGTCCTAACCCTAAGTATCGAAACCTTAATCTCGAGTTCGAGCTTGATTTCTGGCCTCTGAACTTTGGAtgctgaaaaacaaaaacaaaagtaaaggaAGTGTTACATTTGTCCTCACATCAATTCTCAAAGAGATAAAGACTCCAAAATTGAACAATTCTCACCAGTTCAATTGGTGATGTTAGATTTTGTCCTCACTTTCCATCCCCCTTCC
Above is a genomic segment from Prunus dulcis chromosome 7, ALMONDv2, whole genome shotgun sequence containing:
- the LOC117635456 gene encoding putative glycine-rich cell wall structural protein 1, encoding MEIKGRVFGVCLGLAVFLSMCLVDGLEDSDAIDGGINAGFNNATAAAIPKLTASSDEVLVKSNNNQNGGGNGGGGGGGGGGGGGGNGGQGGGSGGGAGGGNGGASGDGRGGGGGGGGGNGKGHGWGGGSGGGGGGGGGAGGGGSGGGGGGGGGGGGGQGGGWGWGGGGGSGGGNNKGCWAWGCGGHPKAIGGGKGSP